Proteins from one Bifidobacterium sp. ESL0732 genomic window:
- a CDS encoding phosphatidylinositol mannoside acyltransferase: MFDNFLVFLAKHPRVIPEPLLRGLFLFAADACWLLHVGGVKQLERNLRHVLESRDGKVTEKDLRKASHRGMRSYFTYFAEAMTVGGHSDERLLARARPIGQGLPICRELVHDNPGSAPMAISHQGNWDYEGFLAANVLAPVTVTAERLKNEKLLDTFIEIRKRMDITVLLTGQPHLIEKLEDALAKPHVLVPLLADRDLSRHGEFVHAFGSTIRVARGPATLALDTGKPLFVVNMFREKLHGEARKKAGIRYGYVVDISAPVDIDRFRSLPREEAIHAISQAWVDVWSHDISAHPEDWHMLQPIFIEDLDISRLKDVPDEVMAELRQIKVTDKTAM; encoded by the coding sequence ATGTTCGATAATTTCCTCGTATTTCTAGCCAAACACCCAAGGGTCATCCCTGAACCGTTGCTTCGTGGCCTTTTTCTCTTTGCCGCGGATGCGTGTTGGTTGTTGCATGTCGGGGGAGTCAAACAGCTGGAACGCAACCTGCGTCACGTTCTTGAATCACGGGACGGAAAAGTTACGGAAAAAGATCTGCGCAAAGCCAGCCATCGTGGCATGCGTTCGTACTTCACCTACTTTGCCGAAGCGATGACGGTCGGCGGTCATTCGGACGAACGACTTCTTGCTCGTGCCAGACCGATTGGCCAGGGACTGCCGATATGCAGAGAACTTGTGCATGACAATCCTGGCAGCGCACCCATGGCCATCAGCCATCAAGGAAACTGGGATTACGAAGGATTCCTCGCGGCTAACGTGCTTGCTCCTGTAACCGTCACTGCCGAACGGCTTAAAAACGAGAAACTACTCGACACGTTCATCGAAATTCGCAAGCGTATGGACATCACCGTGCTGCTTACTGGCCAGCCCCATCTTATCGAAAAGCTGGAGGACGCGCTGGCCAAGCCACACGTTCTGGTGCCATTACTCGCAGACCGGGATTTGAGCCGTCATGGAGAATTCGTACACGCTTTCGGATCCACCATTCGTGTGGCTCGAGGGCCGGCGACGTTGGCGTTGGATACGGGCAAGCCATTGTTTGTGGTCAATATGTTCCGTGAGAAACTTCATGGCGAGGCCCGAAAAAAGGCCGGTATTCGCTATGGCTACGTCGTCGATATCAGCGCTCCTGTCGATATTGACCGATTCCGCAGCCTGCCCCGTGAAGAGGCTATCCACGCCATCAGCCAGGCATGGGTCGACGTCTGGAGCCATGACATTTCTGCGCATCCCGAAGACTGGCATATGCTGCAGCCGATCTTTATTGAGGATTTGGATATCTCACGTCTTAAGGATGTACCCGATGAGGTCATGGCAGAGCTCAGACAAATCAAGGTAACCGATAAAACCGCAATGTGA
- a CDS encoding glycosyltransferase family 4 protein: MSYVENDGNVERPDPLHGRKLNVGIISPYSFETPGGVQFHIRDFAEELLKRGHHVEVLAPGRRTRDMPLWVTTNDSSFSIPYNGSVARLSYFGFVGPRTRRWVKQGHFDIVHLHEPETPSLSHKPLTMIHHPPFVGTFHAAFDPYPLALRVFQGYLRQYLSPLSAGICVSDAAKQVVNHYGPRNIEYDIIPNGINRRFFATAQPKAAWQGTTERPTIGFLGRMGETRKGFSVFAHAANDIIKRYPSARFLCAGTGEQDAIKILAKVDPTGTLAKRFEFLGRISDKEKARFYKSLDVYVAPQTGGESFGIVLVEAMAASCAVASSDLDAFAAVAQDGDDAALFTNGDGHDCARQVIALLDNPERHEHLRQAGFERSKRYDWPEVTDRVLEVYARVLS; this comes from the coding sequence ATGTCCTATGTAGAAAACGATGGAAACGTCGAGCGTCCAGACCCGCTTCATGGCAGAAAACTGAATGTCGGCATCATCTCCCCGTATTCGTTCGAGACGCCGGGCGGCGTGCAGTTCCACATCCGTGACTTTGCGGAGGAGCTCTTGAAACGCGGCCACCATGTCGAAGTGCTGGCTCCGGGACGTAGAACGCGTGACATGCCGCTTTGGGTGACCACCAACGATTCCTCGTTTTCCATTCCATACAACGGTTCCGTGGCTCGTTTGAGCTATTTCGGTTTCGTGGGGCCACGCACCCGCCGCTGGGTCAAACAGGGACATTTCGACATCGTCCATCTGCACGAGCCCGAAACGCCGTCGCTCAGCCACAAACCGCTGACGATGATCCATCACCCGCCGTTCGTCGGCACATTCCATGCCGCTTTCGACCCGTATCCGTTGGCTTTACGTGTTTTTCAAGGGTATTTGCGGCAGTATCTCTCGCCGCTTTCTGCAGGAATCTGCGTTTCGGATGCAGCCAAGCAGGTAGTCAACCACTATGGTCCGCGCAATATCGAATATGACATCATTCCCAACGGCATCAATCGCAGGTTCTTTGCGACAGCCCAACCGAAGGCGGCCTGGCAAGGAACAACGGAACGGCCGACCATTGGCTTTCTTGGCCGTATGGGTGAGACACGCAAGGGATTCTCCGTCTTCGCCCATGCGGCAAACGACATCATCAAACGTTATCCCTCTGCTCGTTTTCTTTGCGCCGGCACAGGGGAGCAGGATGCCATAAAGATTCTTGCTAAGGTCGACCCCACTGGAACGTTGGCCAAACGTTTCGAATTCCTTGGCCGCATCAGTGACAAGGAGAAGGCTCGGTTCTACAAATCGCTTGACGTATACGTAGCCCCGCAAACCGGCGGCGAGAGTTTTGGCATCGTTCTGGTCGAGGCCATGGCCGCCTCTTGCGCTGTTGCTTCCAGCGATCTTGACGCTTTCGCAGCCGTCGCCCAGGACGGTGACGATGCTGCACTGTTTACCAACGGCGATGGGCACGATTGCGCCCGACAGGTAATTGCGCTTTTGGACAACCCGGAACGTCACGAACACTTGCGACAGGCGGGCTTCGAACGCTCCAAACGTTATGACTGGCCCGAAGTGACCGACCGGGTTTTAGAAGTCTACGCCCGCGTATTGTCGTGA
- a CDS encoding preprotein translocase subunit YajC yields MSGGNSVFLIVLVVAMVALMWWQSHKSKQQQQKVQDFRSSLQPGELVQTIGGVIGKVVSVDTKYEEIVIDSEGSEMRFTFRAISKKYERPAFIDDDEVDEDGNPIVNTDEDEANAPEDSDSTNEQTQSDNQAQKPFDSDDENQDTPVEEQSENNNEKADETSADDAKKDENSGKEK; encoded by the coding sequence GTGAGTGGTGGCAATTCAGTTTTTCTTATCGTTCTCGTTGTGGCAATGGTCGCATTGATGTGGTGGCAGTCCCACAAGTCCAAGCAGCAGCAGCAAAAGGTTCAGGATTTCCGCTCTTCGCTACAGCCCGGTGAATTGGTGCAGACCATCGGCGGTGTCATCGGCAAAGTCGTCTCTGTCGATACCAAATACGAAGAGATCGTCATTGATTCCGAAGGTTCCGAAATGCGCTTTACGTTCCGTGCCATCAGCAAGAAGTATGAGCGTCCTGCCTTCATCGACGATGACGAAGTGGATGAGGACGGCAATCCGATTGTGAACACGGATGAGGATGAAGCCAACGCTCCGGAAGATAGCGATAGCACGAATGAGCAGACTCAGTCCGACAACCAGGCACAAAAGCCTTTCGACAGCGACGATGAAAACCAAGACACGCCTGTCGAGGAACAGTCTGAGAACAACAATGAAAAGGCAGACGAAACCTCAGCGGACGACGCCAAGAAAGACGAGAACAGCGGAAAAGAGAAGTGA
- a CDS encoding adenine phosphoribosyltransferase: protein MTQSDITITELGKVGAEDAQYMASLIRTIPGFPKEGVLFRDFIPVLADAHGFSIMLKALELALPVPVDSFDYIAGLEARGFLIGPPLAAKLGKRFLAVRKAGKLPPETIGESYSLEYGEAKVEIEKDAIKPGDKVLIVDDLIATGGTAKAAADLIAKAGGEVVGFSFVMELIGLTGRSDLGDMPISSLVTMPA from the coding sequence ATGACACAATCGGATATCACCATCACAGAGCTCGGCAAGGTCGGTGCAGAGGACGCACAATATATGGCTTCGCTCATTCGGACCATTCCAGGTTTCCCGAAAGAGGGCGTGCTGTTCCGTGATTTCATTCCGGTGCTTGCGGATGCGCATGGATTCTCGATTATGCTCAAGGCGCTTGAATTGGCCCTGCCTGTTCCGGTGGATTCCTTTGACTACATTGCCGGACTGGAAGCTCGTGGCTTCCTTATTGGTCCGCCGCTGGCAGCCAAACTTGGTAAGCGTTTTCTGGCCGTACGTAAGGCAGGAAAACTGCCTCCTGAAACCATAGGTGAAAGTTATTCGCTCGAATATGGCGAAGCCAAGGTCGAAATCGAAAAAGACGCAATCAAGCCTGGCGACAAAGTACTGATTGTCGACGATCTGATCGCGACTGGCGGCACGGCAAAGGCTGCCGCCGACCTTATCGCCAAAGCAGGCGGCGAGGTTGTCGGCTTCAGCTTCGTGATGGAGCTCATCGGACTCACCGGTCGTAGCGATTTGGGCGATATGCCAATCAGCTCTTTGGTCACCATGCCGGCCTGA
- a CDS encoding YebC/PmpR family DNA-binding transcriptional regulator, whose product MSGHSKWATTKNKKAAIDSKRGKLFAKLIKNIEIAARLGGGDPDGNPTLYDAIVKAKKSSMPSDNIKRAIKRGSGAEAGAANYESITYEGYAPAGVGLIIECLTDNRNRAAAEVRSTLTKGNGSLATSGSVSFNFERKGQIVVPSDGLDYDKLFEIAAEAGAEDVRDENEVYVVITAPEDMVAVREALQKASIDYDSADLVMIPKTEVDLSLEDAQKVSKLIDNLDDLDDVQSIYSNWTASDEVMEQLDAEE is encoded by the coding sequence ATGTCAGGGCATTCCAAGTGGGCGACCACTAAAAACAAGAAGGCCGCCATCGATTCGAAGCGCGGCAAGCTGTTCGCCAAACTCATCAAGAACATTGAAATTGCAGCACGTCTGGGCGGCGGAGATCCCGACGGCAATCCAACACTGTATGACGCCATTGTCAAGGCCAAGAAGTCTTCGATGCCGTCCGACAACATCAAGCGCGCCATCAAGCGTGGGTCCGGTGCTGAGGCCGGAGCCGCCAATTACGAAAGCATCACTTACGAAGGCTATGCGCCTGCCGGGGTGGGCCTGATCATAGAGTGCCTCACCGACAACCGCAACCGTGCGGCCGCCGAAGTGCGTTCCACGCTGACCAAAGGCAACGGTTCGCTGGCTACCTCTGGTTCCGTGAGTTTCAACTTCGAGCGCAAGGGCCAGATCGTGGTTCCTTCCGACGGGCTTGATTACGACAAGCTCTTTGAAATCGCCGCCGAAGCCGGTGCCGAGGATGTCAGGGACGAAAACGAGGTCTATGTCGTTATCACCGCTCCTGAAGACATGGTCGCTGTGCGTGAGGCTTTGCAAAAGGCCAGCATCGACTATGATTCCGCCGATCTGGTGATGATTCCCAAGACCGAGGTGGATTTGAGTCTTGAGGATGCTCAGAAGGTCTCCAAGCTTATCGACAACCTCGATGATCTTGATGACGTGCAGAGCATCTACAGCAACTGGACCGCCTCCGATGAGGTCATGGAACAGCTGGATGCAGAGGAGTAA
- the pgsA gene encoding phosphatidylinositol phosphate synthase: MLEKLRPPFKRLIAPIAKLLVAMGLTANAVTIIGAVGTILVAIATGITGWLIPGSILMAILAAFDSLDGSVAALTTGGTKFGAFLDSTLDRIADWAVLFAVVLYFLLHGGMSIASGTIDMDDVIGWVGIGASMYAMMTSFVTSYARARAESVGYEAKNGIATRSDRLVIVLVGMLLSGIFGDPRWLMAFIVILAVLGTITVFQRIFEVRRQMKADGAI, translated from the coding sequence ATGCTCGAAAAACTACGACCACCGTTCAAACGCCTCATCGCTCCGATAGCCAAGCTGTTGGTGGCGATGGGCCTTACGGCGAACGCAGTGACCATTATCGGAGCCGTCGGTACGATTCTCGTGGCCATCGCCACGGGAATCACCGGCTGGCTCATTCCCGGTTCCATATTGATGGCGATTCTCGCGGCATTCGATTCGTTGGACGGTTCAGTAGCTGCATTGACCACCGGCGGTACGAAATTCGGGGCTTTCCTCGACTCGACCCTTGACCGTATCGCCGATTGGGCCGTGCTTTTTGCGGTAGTGCTCTATTTTCTGTTGCACGGCGGTATGTCGATTGCCTCCGGAACTATCGACATGGACGACGTGATTGGTTGGGTAGGCATCGGTGCTTCGATGTATGCCATGATGACCTCGTTCGTCACTTCCTACGCCCGTGCCCGCGCTGAATCGGTGGGTTATGAGGCCAAAAACGGCATTGCCACGAGAAGTGACCGCTTGGTCATCGTTCTTGTCGGCATGCTCTTGAGCGGTATCTTCGGCGACCCGCGGTGGCTCATGGCTTTCATTGTCATTCTGGCGGTGCTTGGCACCATCACCGTTTTCCAGCGTATCTTCGAAGTGCGTCGGCAGATGAAAGCCGACGGCGCAATCTGA
- the ruvC gene encoding crossover junction endodeoxyribonuclease RuvC translates to MIILGVDPGLTRCGVGVIEADASRRLSFVHVDVVRSDPHISQDLRLLAIYNGLAAKIDRFSPDTVSIERVFAQENRNTVLGTAQAAGLAMLAAAQRGIPVALHTPTEAKMAVTGNGRAEKIQVERMVARILNLNRIPEPADAADALAQAICHALRPSGALQGGEREQHLTLAQRQWAQAQQHAKKRHSVDRGM, encoded by the coding sequence GTGATTATCCTTGGCGTCGACCCTGGGCTTACACGCTGTGGGGTCGGTGTGATCGAAGCCGACGCATCGCGCCGGCTTTCTTTTGTTCACGTCGACGTGGTGCGCAGCGATCCGCATATTTCGCAGGACCTGCGACTGCTGGCCATATACAACGGGCTTGCGGCGAAAATCGACCGGTTTTCGCCTGATACGGTTTCCATCGAACGCGTGTTCGCGCAGGAAAACCGCAATACAGTTCTCGGTACGGCGCAGGCTGCGGGACTTGCGATGCTGGCTGCTGCGCAACGGGGCATCCCTGTGGCGCTGCACACGCCGACGGAAGCCAAGATGGCCGTAACTGGAAACGGGCGCGCCGAAAAGATTCAGGTGGAACGCATGGTCGCGCGCATCTTGAACCTCAACAGGATTCCTGAGCCGGCTGATGCCGCCGACGCCTTAGCGCAGGCGATATGCCACGCGTTGCGTCCTTCCGGGGCGCTTCAAGGCGGGGAACGCGAGCAACATCTGACCCTTGCCCAGCGTCAATGGGCGCAGGCCCAGCAGCATGCCAAGAAACGTCATAGCGTCGATAGGGGCATGTAA
- the ruvB gene encoding Holliday junction branch migration DNA helicase RuvB, translating into MAETNGSQSNKGAGEQSLRMISSEPIGNEPVSDEELRPRALEGFIGQPLLKAQLQLFLDAARKRDVPPDHILLAGPPGLGKTTLAMIVANELQVPIRVTSGPAIQHAGDLASILSSLDEGEVLFIDEIHRLPRPAEELLYIAMEDFRVDVMVGKGPGASSIPLTLPRFTVIGATTREGMLPSPLRARFGFTAHLDFYPHEELERLIERSAGVLGINLTEGSAQQLSLRSRGTPRIANRLLRRVRDWAIVHDLDEIGPDDVEAALELYQIDSEGLDRLDLAVLNAIVKNFDGGPVGLNNLSAMVGEESETVETVCEPYLVREGFLVRTPKGRVATQKAWQHLGLEPKDDVNKLF; encoded by the coding sequence ATGGCAGAGACCAACGGGTCACAATCAAACAAGGGAGCCGGCGAACAGTCATTGCGCATGATTTCCTCCGAGCCGATCGGCAACGAACCGGTCAGCGACGAGGAACTTCGCCCACGGGCACTGGAAGGTTTCATTGGCCAGCCATTGCTCAAGGCCCAATTGCAGCTATTTCTCGATGCCGCAAGAAAACGCGACGTACCGCCGGATCACATTCTGCTCGCGGGTCCTCCGGGTCTCGGCAAAACCACGTTGGCGATGATTGTGGCCAACGAATTGCAGGTTCCCATTCGCGTGACCTCAGGCCCCGCTATTCAGCATGCAGGTGATTTGGCTTCGATTCTGAGCTCTCTCGACGAAGGCGAAGTACTCTTCATTGACGAGATTCACCGTCTGCCGCGTCCCGCCGAAGAGCTGTTGTATATAGCCATGGAGGATTTCCGCGTCGATGTTATGGTCGGCAAAGGGCCTGGCGCTTCCTCCATTCCTTTGACATTGCCACGGTTCACCGTCATCGGCGCGACCACCCGAGAAGGTATGTTGCCTTCGCCGCTTCGTGCCCGTTTCGGCTTCACTGCCCATCTCGATTTTTATCCTCACGAGGAGCTGGAGCGGCTTATCGAACGCAGCGCTGGGGTGCTCGGCATCAACCTGACCGAGGGCAGTGCCCAACAACTTTCTCTACGTAGCCGCGGCACACCGCGTATCGCCAACCGGCTGCTGCGACGCGTACGCGACTGGGCGATCGTCCACGATCTCGACGAAATAGGCCCCGATGATGTTGAGGCTGCACTTGAACTGTATCAGATTGATTCTGAAGGTCTTGACAGGCTTGATCTGGCTGTTTTGAACGCCATTGTCAAGAACTTTGACGGAGGGCCTGTCGGTCTCAACAATCTTTCTGCAATGGTCGGAGAGGAATCTGAAACGGTGGAAACCGTCTGCGAGCCGTATCTGGTGCGTGAGGGATTCCTGGTCCGTACTCCAAAAGGGAGGGTTGCGACGCAAAAAGCATGGCAACATCTGGGTCTCGAACCGAAAGATGATGTCAACAAGTTATTCTAA
- the thrS gene encoding threonine--tRNA ligase, whose translation MAEQTISIKLNGSAKEVEATQTGTDLFAEDKNIIAVRLNGKPRDLYTPLHDGDSVEPIALDSEDGLAIMRHSATHVMAQAVQEIRPDAKLGIGPAIKNGFYYDFDVDKPFTPDDLKEIDKRMKRIIKSSQSFRRRVVSEDEARKEEADQPYKLELIGKKKEDIDETVGTEVPNQGEITMYDNLDRDGNIVWKDLCQGPHLPNTRYIKAFKLERTAAAYWLGDEHNPSMQRIYGTAWASKEDLKAYQARMEEAAKRDHRKLGAEMDLFSFPEEIGPGLPVFHPKGGAIINAMEDYSREMHRKAGYSFVQTPHITKGGLYETSGHLQWYKDGMFPPMHLDEEVDEDGNITKKGFDYYLKPMNCPMHNLIFKSRQRSYKELPLRLFEFGTVYRYEKSGEVHGLTRVRGLTQDDSHIYCTRDQMKDELKSILNFVLKVLRDFGLSDFYLELSTKDENKFVGSDEIWTEATETLREVGEESGLDLVADPGGAAFYGPKISVQARDAIGRTWQISTIQLDFNLPERFKLEYIAKDGTHQRPVMIHRALFGSIERFFAILLEHYAGAFPVWLAPVQVTGIPVADEFAPHLQKFIDSLTQETVRCEMDTSDDRFGKKIRNASKSKVPFTLIAGEDDVNKNAVSFRFRDGSQLNGVPVDEAKADILKVIKSRAQVNNADDFAQATK comes from the coding sequence ATGGCTGAACAAACCATCTCCATCAAACTCAACGGAAGTGCAAAGGAGGTGGAAGCCACGCAGACCGGCACCGATCTTTTCGCCGAAGACAAGAACATCATCGCCGTCCGTTTGAACGGCAAGCCACGCGACCTTTACACTCCGCTTCACGACGGCGACAGCGTCGAACCCATTGCCTTGGACAGCGAGGACGGCTTGGCCATTATGCGCCACTCCGCCACCCATGTCATGGCGCAGGCGGTTCAGGAGATTCGTCCGGATGCCAAGCTCGGCATCGGCCCAGCCATCAAGAATGGCTTCTATTATGATTTCGACGTCGATAAGCCCTTCACCCCTGATGATCTGAAGGAAATCGACAAGCGCATGAAGCGTATTATCAAGTCCTCCCAGTCCTTCCGTCGCCGCGTGGTGAGCGAGGACGAGGCCAGAAAAGAAGAGGCCGACCAGCCTTACAAGCTCGAGCTCATCGGCAAGAAGAAGGAAGACATCGACGAGACCGTCGGCACCGAGGTGCCGAATCAGGGCGAAATCACGATGTACGACAATCTTGACCGTGATGGCAACATCGTTTGGAAGGACCTTTGCCAAGGCCCCCACCTGCCTAATACTCGTTATATCAAGGCGTTCAAGCTGGAACGTACCGCCGCCGCCTATTGGCTGGGCGATGAACACAATCCTTCAATGCAGCGCATCTACGGTACGGCTTGGGCTTCCAAGGAGGATCTGAAAGCTTATCAGGCCCGTATGGAGGAGGCCGCCAAGCGCGACCACCGCAAGCTGGGCGCAGAGATGGACCTCTTCTCCTTCCCGGAGGAGATCGGACCCGGTCTGCCCGTCTTCCATCCGAAGGGTGGCGCCATCATCAATGCCATGGAAGACTACTCCCGCGAAATGCATCGTAAGGCTGGTTACAGCTTCGTGCAGACCCCGCACATAACCAAAGGCGGTCTCTACGAGACCAGCGGCCACCTGCAGTGGTATAAGGACGGCATGTTCCCCCCGATGCACCTTGACGAAGAGGTGGATGAAGACGGCAACATCACCAAGAAAGGCTTCGATTACTACCTGAAGCCGATGAACTGCCCGATGCACAACCTGATTTTCAAATCACGTCAGCGTTCCTACAAGGAGTTGCCTCTGCGCCTCTTCGAGTTCGGAACCGTCTACCGTTATGAGAAGAGCGGCGAGGTCCACGGACTGACCCGTGTGCGTGGCTTGACGCAGGACGATTCGCACATCTATTGCACCCGTGACCAAATGAAGGACGAGCTCAAGTCCATTCTGAACTTCGTGCTGAAGGTACTGCGAGATTTCGGTCTGAGCGACTTCTACCTTGAGCTTTCCACCAAGGACGAGAACAAGTTCGTCGGGTCCGACGAAATCTGGACGGAAGCCACCGAGACATTGCGTGAGGTCGGCGAGGAATCCGGACTTGACCTTGTGGCGGATCCGGGCGGGGCTGCGTTCTACGGTCCGAAGATTTCTGTGCAGGCTCGTGACGCCATCGGCCGCACTTGGCAGATTTCGACCATCCAGCTTGACTTCAATCTGCCCGAGCGCTTCAAGCTCGAGTACATCGCCAAGGATGGAACGCACCAGCGTCCGGTGATGATTCACCGTGCACTGTTCGGTTCCATTGAACGTTTCTTCGCCATTCTGCTTGAGCACTATGCTGGCGCATTCCCCGTCTGGCTGGCTCCGGTTCAGGTCACGGGCATTCCCGTTGCCGACGAATTCGCGCCTCACCTCCAGAAGTTCATCGACTCCCTGACTCAGGAAACGGTGCGCTGCGAGATGGACACGTCCGACGATCGCTTCGGCAAGAAGATTCGTAATGCATCCAAATCCAAGGTGCCCTTCACCCTGATTGCTGGCGAGGACGATGTCAACAAGAATGCGGTCAGCTTCCGCTTCCGCGACGGCAGCCAGCTTAACGGCGTTCCCGTCGACGAGGCTAAGGCCGATATCCTGAAGGTCATCAAGTCCCGTGCCCAAGTCAACAACGCCGATGATTTCGCTCAAGCGACCAAGTAA
- the ruvA gene encoding Holliday junction branch migration protein RuvA, whose amino-acid sequence MIGMLNGKVEGVGNDSALIDVNGIGFEVRMPAAELSALHSGQEAKVFTSLNVSQDAIALYGFLSQSSKRMFLQLQKVSGIGPRVALSLLSTLPPDKLAKTVMDGDAAALAKAPGLGKKGAQKIILELRGSINLDEIESGRASTEPEYDTGTMEVIEGLVSLGWRENDAAHAVTKVCKDNHIKTPLDNADIPKVLKLALTSLDRGR is encoded by the coding sequence ATGATAGGAATGCTTAACGGCAAGGTGGAAGGCGTCGGCAATGACTCTGCCCTGATTGACGTCAACGGAATCGGCTTCGAGGTGCGTATGCCGGCCGCCGAGCTTTCCGCTTTGCATTCCGGCCAAGAAGCCAAGGTGTTCACTTCTCTGAACGTCTCGCAGGATGCCATCGCGTTATATGGATTTTTATCACAATCTTCGAAACGTATGTTCCTTCAACTGCAAAAAGTAAGCGGCATAGGGCCTCGGGTCGCGTTGTCGTTGCTTTCAACGCTTCCTCCAGACAAGCTCGCGAAAACCGTTATGGACGGGGACGCGGCCGCTTTGGCAAAAGCCCCAGGGCTTGGCAAAAAAGGTGCGCAGAAAATCATCCTCGAGCTTCGTGGCTCCATCAATCTCGATGAGATCGAAAGTGGGAGAGCCTCGACCGAGCCTGAATACGACACCGGTACTATGGAGGTCATTGAAGGCCTGGTCTCGCTGGGCTGGCGCGAAAACGACGCGGCGCATGCCGTGACCAAGGTTTGCAAAGACAACCATATCAAGACGCCACTGGACAATGCAGACATCCCCAAAGTGTTGAAACTGGCATTGACATCCTTGGATCGGGGGCGCTAA
- the sucC gene encoding ADP-forming succinate--CoA ligase subunit beta has product MDLYEYQARQLLAEQGIDTPKGIFAQNSHEVAEAADEIGYPCVVKAQVRIGHRGQAGGVKLAKTQDEAILSSEQILPMTIRGHKVNGVLVAEAKNVLHEYYVSISLDRSSRDFDVLATANGGTEVEEIAREHPESVKRLHISALQDFDMDAARKMAESIGFYHADVDQAADVLLKMWKCFKDNDATLVEINPLAKIGDPDDESSKKLCALDAKISLDDNAAFRHDGWKRFADTTHTDMFEERAKEHGLHYVHLKGEVGVIGNGAGLVMSSLDAISGAGEEQGTGVKPANFLDIGGGASAEVMSTSLSIVLSDPQVESVFVNVYGGITACDEVAHGILEALEKLNVSRPIVVRFDGNAAAQGLKILEDAHNPNIHVSATMEEAAQEAARLAKHAKEATK; this is encoded by the coding sequence ATGGATCTTTATGAGTATCAGGCACGGCAGCTGCTTGCGGAGCAAGGCATTGACACGCCGAAAGGGATTTTCGCTCAGAATTCCCATGAGGTCGCTGAAGCTGCTGACGAAATTGGTTATCCATGCGTTGTCAAAGCGCAGGTCCGGATCGGACATCGTGGCCAGGCAGGCGGAGTAAAGCTCGCAAAAACCCAGGATGAAGCCATTCTCTCTTCGGAACAGATTTTGCCGATGACCATTCGTGGTCATAAGGTCAATGGCGTTCTCGTGGCTGAAGCCAAGAATGTACTTCATGAGTATTACGTTTCTATTTCGCTTGATCGTTCTTCACGCGATTTCGACGTATTGGCAACGGCCAATGGCGGTACTGAAGTCGAGGAAATCGCCAGAGAACATCCTGAATCCGTCAAACGACTGCATATCAGCGCTTTGCAGGATTTCGACATGGATGCAGCCCGTAAAATGGCGGAATCAATCGGGTTCTACCATGCGGATGTCGATCAGGCTGCGGATGTGCTCTTGAAGATGTGGAAATGCTTCAAAGATAACGATGCGACCTTGGTGGAAATCAATCCATTGGCCAAAATCGGTGACCCAGATGACGAATCCTCAAAGAAGCTGTGCGCACTTGATGCCAAGATTTCTCTCGACGACAACGCCGCATTCCGCCATGACGGATGGAAGCGTTTCGCCGACACCACCCATACTGATATGTTCGAGGAACGTGCCAAAGAACACGGATTGCATTACGTGCATTTGAAAGGCGAAGTTGGGGTCATCGGCAACGGCGCCGGCTTGGTAATGAGCTCTTTGGATGCCATCTCCGGCGCAGGTGAGGAACAGGGCACCGGTGTGAAACCGGCCAACTTCCTTGATATCGGAGGAGGGGCTTCTGCAGAGGTCATGAGCACCAGCCTTTCCATCGTTCTTTCTGATCCACAGGTCGAATCGGTGTTCGTTAACGTCTATGGCGGCATTACCGCTTGTGATGAGGTGGCGCACGGAATCTTGGAAGCTCTTGAGAAACTGAACGTTTCCAGGCCGATTGTCGTCCGGTTCGACGGCAACGCCGCTGCACAAGGTCTTAAGATACTTGAGGATGCGCATAATCCCAATATCCATGTCAGTGCCACGATGGAAGAGGCAGCGCAAGAGGCCGCAAGGCTTGCAAAGCACGCTAAGGAGGCCACGAAATGA